One Ardenticatenales bacterium genomic region harbors:
- a CDS encoding LON peptidase substrate-binding domain-containing protein, with protein MYEIPLFPLKTVLFPGMPLSLHIFEERYKQMMRQCLQEHIPFGVVLIQHGEEVGAPAQPHVVGCTARVTHVQPLEDGRMNLLAVGQDRFRILSLKHDKPFLVGVVEILPLQVGDRAVLAAEAMRLRPLVERYLGILAQANQIAYSADQLPDEAEKFAFLAAALLQMPAAKKQALLHFDSDAKLLSALRACYLEELAVLKALLKPQANDLETGPFSLN; from the coding sequence ATGTACGAAATTCCCCTGTTCCCCTTAAAGACCGTCCTCTTCCCCGGTATGCCGTTGTCGCTCCATATTTTTGAAGAGCGTTATAAGCAGATGATGCGCCAATGCTTACAGGAGCATATCCCATTTGGCGTGGTCCTCATTCAACACGGAGAAGAAGTGGGCGCGCCCGCACAGCCACACGTGGTTGGCTGCACGGCGCGGGTGACGCATGTGCAGCCGCTGGAAGATGGGCGCATGAATTTGCTGGCCGTGGGGCAGGATCGCTTCCGCATTCTTTCGCTGAAGCACGACAAGCCGTTTTTGGTGGGGGTGGTGGAGATTCTCCCGCTGCAAGTGGGGGACCGGGCGGTGCTGGCGGCGGAGGCGATGCGGCTGCGCCCGTTGGTGGAGCGGTATCTGGGGATTTTGGCGCAGGCCAATCAGATTGCGTATAGCGCGGACCAACTTCCTGACGAGGCGGAGAAGTTTGCTTTTCTGGCGGCGGCATTGCTGCAAATGCCGGCAGCCAAAAAACAAGCCCTCCTCCATTTCGACAGCGACGCCAAGCTCTTGTCCGCCCTACGCGCCTGCTACCTGGAGGAACTGGCCGTCCTCAAGGCATTGCTCAAACCACAGGCCAACGACCTGGAAACAGGCCCTTTCTCCCTCAACTAG
- a CDS encoding glycoside hydrolase family 3 C-terminal domain-containing protein translates to MNPTIAQHLDSLLTQLTLAQKAALLAGADMWHTVALPESGIPAARMSDGPNGVRGTDDNLGDTSVCFPVGVALGATWNPDLITQVGAALAEEARRRRANVLLAPTVNIPRTPIAGRNFECFAEDPYLSGTMAAAYINGLQSRGVAACIKHFVCNDQEFERFSISAQVAERPLHEIYLEPFRIALQKANPWAIMSAYNRINGVHASEHGLLDEVLKGKWGYDGLVVSDWYGTYSEGVRRGGLDVEMPGPARWMTAEAIVADVEAGTLAEAAVDDKVRRLLRLLARVGIMPGIMPGIMPGIMPGIMPAQNTPPSSPPPPDLTRKAATEAIVLLKNDNDLLPLHPTQPQTIAVIGENAFWANIMGGGSSQVNAHYAVSPLEGLRARAAGDVTIAYELGTPIHRMPPLLDAAWLTTPDGADHGLTLSYYHNLDLSGDPAVQETARKSHLTWFGTVNPYVDPAHFSLRLDGVLTVPRAGIYHLHLWSIGQARLLLDGVVVIDHRQEGERDLQTTVALELSPDKPVALQVEYITAPTIPWRTLRLGCAPPMPDDPIQAAVDLAARADTAIVVAGLTREWESEGFDRADMTLARQQDELIRRVAAANPRTVVVLNVGSPVEMPWVDAVPAVVQQWYGGQDAGHALADVLFGDVSPSGKLPITFPRALEDNPAYLNYPGENGKVVYGEGIFVGYRYYDKKKMEPLFPFGHGLSYTSFAFSNLRLNGAEFGPGDGIEVQVDVTNAGNVPGQEVVQLYVRDVAARVARPPQELKAFAKVHLLPGETRTVTLLLDQAALAFYDTATHCWTVEAGEFELLVGSSSRDIRLRESIVWKNSPQPAGRHHG, encoded by the coding sequence ATGAACCCAACCATAGCACAACACCTCGATAGCCTGCTGACACAACTCACCCTGGCGCAAAAAGCCGCCCTCCTCGCCGGAGCCGACATGTGGCACACCGTTGCCCTGCCCGAATCGGGCATCCCCGCCGCGCGCATGAGCGACGGCCCCAACGGCGTGCGCGGAACCGACGACAATCTGGGGGACACGTCCGTCTGCTTCCCTGTGGGCGTGGCCCTGGGCGCCACCTGGAATCCCGACCTGATCACCCAGGTGGGCGCGGCCCTGGCCGAGGAAGCTCGCCGCCGCCGGGCAAACGTGCTGCTGGCCCCCACGGTGAACATCCCGCGCACGCCCATCGCCGGGCGCAACTTTGAATGCTTTGCCGAAGACCCCTACCTCAGCGGCACGATGGCCGCGGCCTACATCAATGGCCTGCAAAGCCGGGGGGTGGCCGCCTGTATCAAGCATTTTGTCTGCAACGATCAGGAATTTGAGCGGTTTTCGATCAGCGCGCAGGTGGCGGAACGACCGCTGCACGAGATTTACCTGGAGCCGTTCCGCATCGCGCTGCAAAAGGCCAATCCCTGGGCCATCATGAGCGCCTACAATCGCATCAATGGCGTTCATGCCAGCGAACACGGGCTGTTGGACGAGGTGCTAAAAGGAAAGTGGGGGTATGATGGGCTGGTCGTTTCCGACTGGTACGGAACCTACAGCGAGGGCGTGCGCCGCGGCGGCCTGGACGTGGAAATGCCCGGTCCGGCGCGCTGGATGACGGCGGAGGCGATTGTGGCGGACGTTGAAGCGGGGACGTTGGCGGAAGCGGCGGTCGATGACAAGGTACGTCGCTTGTTGCGATTGCTGGCGCGGGTGGGCATCATGCCGGGCATCATGCCGGGCATCATGCCGGGCATCATGCCGGGCATCATGCCGGCACAAAACACCCCCCCATCATCTCCTCCTCCACCCGATCTGACGCGCAAAGCGGCCACGGAAGCCATCGTCCTGCTCAAAAACGACAACGATCTGCTTCCACTGCACCCGACGCAACCCCAGACCATTGCCGTCATCGGCGAAAACGCCTTCTGGGCCAACATCATGGGCGGCGGCAGCTCCCAGGTGAATGCCCATTACGCCGTTTCGCCGCTGGAGGGGCTGCGGGCGCGTGCCGCCGGCGACGTGACCATTGCGTACGAATTGGGTACGCCCATTCATCGGATGCCACCGCTGCTTGATGCCGCCTGGCTCACGACCCCGGATGGGGCCGACCACGGCCTGACGCTCTCGTATTATCACAATCTCGACCTGAGCGGCGACCCCGCCGTGCAAGAGACGGCGCGCAAGAGCCATCTCACCTGGTTTGGGACGGTCAATCCGTATGTGGACCCGGCCCATTTTTCGCTGCGATTGGACGGCGTTTTGACGGTGCCGCGTGCCGGCATTTACCATCTGCATCTCTGGAGTATCGGACAGGCGCGGCTACTGCTGGACGGAGTCGTCGTTATCGATCACCGCCAGGAGGGAGAGCGCGATCTGCAAACAACCGTTGCCCTCGAACTCTCGCCGGACAAGCCGGTCGCGCTGCAGGTTGAGTACATCACCGCGCCCACCATTCCGTGGCGCACGCTGCGGCTGGGCTGCGCCCCCCCCATGCCCGACGACCCCATCCAGGCCGCCGTGGACCTGGCGGCGCGCGCGGATACAGCCATCGTGGTCGCCGGGCTAACGCGGGAATGGGAAAGCGAGGGATTCGACCGCGCGGATATGACCCTGGCGCGGCAGCAAGACGAGCTAATCCGGCGTGTCGCCGCCGCCAATCCGCGTACGGTGGTCGTCCTCAACGTGGGGTCGCCCGTGGAGATGCCGTGGGTGGACGCCGTTCCCGCCGTTGTGCAGCAGTGGTATGGCGGGCAAGATGCCGGGCACGCGCTGGCCGATGTGTTGTTCGGCGACGTGTCGCCCTCGGGCAAGCTGCCGATCACGTTTCCCCGCGCTCTGGAAGACAATCCGGCGTACCTGAACTACCCCGGCGAAAACGGCAAAGTGGTGTATGGGGAGGGGATTTTTGTGGGCTACCGCTACTACGATAAGAAGAAGATGGAGCCGCTGTTTCCCTTCGGCCACGGCCTGTCCTACACCTCGTTTGCCTTCAGCAATTTGCGGCTAAATGGCGCGGAATTTGGCCCCGGAGACGGGATTGAGGTGCAGGTTGATGTCACAAATGCCGGCAACGTTCCCGGCCAGGAAGTGGTGCAGCTTTATGTGCGCGACGTGGCGGCCCGCGTCGCCCGCCCGCCGCAAGAGTTGAAGGCTTTTGCCAAAGTGCATTTGCTACCCGGCGAAACGCGGACGGTCACGCTGCTGCTGGACCAGGCGGCGCTGGCTTTCTATGACACGGCCACCCACTGCTGGACCGTTGAGGCGGGCGAGTTTGAGTTGCTGGTCGGCAGTTCGTCCCGCGATATTCGTCTACGCGAAAGCATTGTGTGGAAGAATTCACCACAACCCGCAGGGCGACATCATGGATGA
- a CDS encoding glycoside hydrolase family 16 protein, with protein sequence MKHPPLFLATLACLLLLGGCAGGSLFGPTPTPDPTATPVGYLEGWTLTWHDEFDGPALDSNTWIHEIGGNGWGNGEAQYYTDSPDNAFIENGNLVIQALEQNKGGKLYTSARLITKGTMEQQYGRIEARIQIPRGQGIWPAFWMLGNDFGKVSWPFCGEIDIMENIGREPNLIHGTVHGPGYSGANGIGKPYAIPGGAPFADDFHVFAVEWEPQAIRWYMDDTLYNTVTPDDVPGDWVYDHPFFIILNVAVGGRWPGYPDDTTVFPQRMTVDYVRVYERP encoded by the coding sequence ATGAAACACCCACCCCTCTTTCTGGCAACCCTGGCCTGCCTGCTCCTTCTTGGCGGCTGCGCGGGTGGTTCCCTCTTTGGCCCCACGCCCACGCCCGATCCCACGGCCACGCCGGTTGGCTATCTGGAAGGCTGGACGTTGACGTGGCACGACGAGTTTGACGGGCCGGCGCTAGACAGCAACACCTGGATACATGAAATCGGGGGCAACGGCTGGGGCAACGGGGAAGCGCAGTATTACACCGACTCGCCGGACAATGCCTTTATCGAAAATGGCAATCTGGTGATACAGGCATTAGAGCAAAACAAGGGGGGCAAGCTCTATACCTCGGCGCGGCTCATCACGAAAGGGACCATGGAACAGCAGTATGGCCGTATTGAGGCGCGCATCCAGATTCCACGGGGGCAAGGAATCTGGCCTGCGTTCTGGATGCTGGGCAACGACTTCGGGAAGGTTAGCTGGCCTTTCTGCGGCGAAATTGACATCATGGAAAACATTGGGCGCGAACCCAACCTGATCCACGGCACGGTACATGGGCCGGGTTACTCCGGGGCCAATGGCATCGGCAAGCCCTATGCCATACCCGGCGGCGCGCCCTTTGCCGATGATTTCCACGTTTTTGCCGTGGAATGGGAGCCGCAAGCTATCCGCTGGTACATGGATGATACGCTATACAACACCGTCACTCCGGATGACGTGCCCGGCGATTGGGTCTACGATCATCCCTTCTTCATTATCCTGAACGTGGCCGTGGGGGGACGTTGGCCGGGTTATCCCGACGACACAACGGTTTTCCCACAGCGCATGACGGTCGATTACGTGCGCGTGTACGAACGTCCGTAG
- a CDS encoding family 16 glycosylhydrolase, which yields MKLKQILLVITLAAAALLTTLIMLRPTDARAEVAVPATPLADFPMLADFEGGVPAGWFVYNGGGSNLTAFTEIISDADAAALPGQVGDNELLSTTFTVGDYAGFGDNFGAVSQNWASYDAFTFWFYGQNSGLSYQAEVFDGGSDADHAERWDYNFTDDFTGWRQIIIPFSAFNFATDFQPYPDDGILNLTTMWGWVFPLPIGASAFYLDNVAVTNLISLADFEGGPPQGWFVYNGGGSGITTFTELISDTSPIALPGQVGYNELLSTTFTIGDYAGFGADFGAVSQDWTNYDGLSFWFYGLNSGLSYQVEVFDGGSDADHAERWDYNFTDDFTGWQVVAVDFDMFNFATDFQPYPDDGILNLTTMWGWVFPLPGGASSFYLDNVSVYGDAGTLPLTVQFNSPTYSVDEAGTATIIATLNMTATYPVSVSYATADGSATAGADYTATAGTLIFPANTLTQSFTVDTIDDGALEGAETVLLTLSDPLSVTLGSPSAATLTIVDDEQPSPTTAKLDIVDDYELTELVSGMDGSVSIGWFTFNAPTAAAGITLTQVLTDGIPAPIPDTEWPNTVLQMNTEIDTGEWAGFVHAFANDAADTWTPQDWSGYEGVAFWLYGNNTGGTLFLDILDNRNPGSTSDDAERFSVDIPDDFSGWRYFEIPFGDFNRKDIGNGAPNDGLTLTEMHGYAFGAFGSVPMGAQANYIDQFALVVRVTTVDDYELTTLPAGMDGSASIGWFTFNAPAASAGITLTQTITDSPPEPVPGQDTPNTVLQIDTTVNTGEWAGFVHAFANEATDTWTPQDWSDYEGVCFWLYGNNTGGTLFLDILDNRNPGSTGDDAERFSVDIPDDFSGWRFFAIPFSNFNRKDIGNGAPNDGFTLTEVHGYAFGAFGSVPMGAQTNYLDQFAIYGNTGDAADLTVSFAGGTFSAAEGETAVVTVTLNMSAESPVSVAYRSAEGYATPDRDYTPAAGIVTIPAGETTATFTVATLDDGKYEGDENLMLVLSDPTNATLGFQYRAVLTIEDNEEADPALLHDFEGYHSFLESDGDVAFTITEVMSGDAMARPGQDTYERVLAVTYDTGDTPVSFTQPFVQGQDWSGYDGLSFWFYGSGSGESVSVNLLDNQSATTADVDPADWVMVWQDEFDGNAGTKPNPNIWRYEIGDGTLNGIPGWGNSESEYYTDSADNAALDGSGNLALTMQQVNTNTSDLACWYGPCEYTSARLISWDRMEYEYGRIEARIQVPDGGDGLWPAFWMLGTDLDEVGWPQSGEIDIMEYVSRIPTEIFGTIHGPGYSGGSAFGNTYDFGEPVANDYHTFAIEWGADEIHWYVDGINYHNATPSDVAPNQWVYNHPFFLLLNLAIGGNFGGSIDPNLVFPQTMLVDYVRVYQAENTSERFTASFVDDVSGWRKVTLPFHRFVRAADQPDGAPDDGLTLTDVWGYGFEMPNGSSGTIYLDQVKLADLFISYYSVIFKP from the coding sequence ATGAAACTCAAACAGATATTGCTGGTGATCACATTGGCCGCGGCAGCCTTGCTCACCACCCTGATTATGCTGCGCCCCACGGACGCGCGCGCGGAAGTGGCCGTCCCCGCCACGCCGCTGGCCGACTTCCCCATGTTGGCCGACTTCGAAGGTGGCGTCCCGGCGGGTTGGTTTGTCTACAATGGCGGCGGTAGCAACCTCACCGCCTTCACGGAAATCATTTCCGACGCCGATGCCGCCGCTCTTCCCGGTCAGGTTGGTGACAACGAACTGCTCTCCACCACCTTTACCGTTGGCGATTATGCCGGCTTTGGCGACAACTTCGGCGCGGTCTCCCAAAACTGGGCCAGCTACGACGCCTTCACATTCTGGTTCTACGGCCAGAACAGCGGCCTCTCCTACCAGGCCGAAGTGTTCGACGGGGGCAGCGACGCCGACCACGCCGAACGCTGGGATTACAACTTCACCGACGACTTCACCGGCTGGCGGCAAATCATCATCCCGTTTTCCGCCTTCAATTTCGCCACGGACTTCCAGCCCTACCCTGACGATGGCATCCTCAACCTGACCACAATGTGGGGCTGGGTATTCCCCCTGCCCATCGGCGCGTCCGCGTTCTACCTGGACAACGTCGCCGTCACCAATTTGATTTCGTTGGCCGATTTTGAAGGTGGCCCGCCACAAGGCTGGTTTGTCTACAACGGCGGCGGCAGCGGCATCACCACATTCACGGAACTCATCTCCGACACCAGCCCCATCGCGCTACCGGGCCAGGTTGGCTATAACGAACTGCTCTCCACAACCTTCACCATCGGCGACTATGCCGGTTTTGGCGCGGACTTTGGCGCGGTTTCCCAGGATTGGACCAACTACGACGGCCTCAGTTTCTGGTTCTACGGCCTGAACTCCGGCCTCTCCTATCAGGTGGAGGTGTTTGACGGCGGCAGCGACGCGGACCACGCCGAACGCTGGGACTACAACTTCACCGATGACTTCACCGGCTGGCAGGTAGTGGCGGTTGACTTCGATATGTTCAATTTTGCCACGGACTTCCAACCGTATCCCGACGATGGCATTCTGAACCTGACGACGATGTGGGGGTGGGTATTCCCGCTGCCCGGCGGCGCAAGTTCGTTCTACCTGGACAATGTGAGCGTTTACGGCGATGCCGGCACGCTCCCCCTCACCGTGCAATTCAACAGCCCCACCTACAGCGTGGACGAAGCCGGCACGGCCACCATCATCGCCACCCTGAACATGACGGCCACCTACCCCGTCAGCGTCAGCTACGCCACCGCCGACGGATCGGCCACAGCCGGCGCGGACTACACCGCCACTGCCGGCACGCTCATTTTCCCCGCCAACACCCTCACACAGAGCTTCACGGTAGACACGATTGACGATGGCGCGCTGGAAGGCGCGGAAACGGTGCTGCTCACCCTGAGCGATCCCCTCAGCGTCACCCTGGGGTCGCCCAGCGCGGCCACCCTGACTATCGTGGACGACGAGCAGCCCAGCCCCACCACGGCCAAACTGGACATCGTGGACGATTACGAATTGACGGAACTGGTCAGCGGCATGGACGGTTCCGTGTCCATTGGCTGGTTCACCTTCAACGCGCCCACGGCGGCTGCCGGCATCACCCTTACGCAAGTCCTCACGGACGGCATTCCCGCCCCCATTCCCGACACCGAATGGCCGAACACCGTGCTGCAAATGAACACGGAAATCGACACCGGCGAATGGGCGGGCTTCGTCCACGCCTTCGCCAACGACGCCGCCGATACCTGGACCCCGCAAGATTGGAGCGGCTACGAAGGCGTCGCTTTCTGGCTCTACGGCAACAACACCGGCGGCACGCTGTTCCTGGACATCCTCGACAACCGCAACCCCGGTTCCACCTCCGACGACGCGGAACGCTTCAGCGTGGACATCCCCGATGACTTCAGCGGCTGGCGCTACTTTGAAATCCCCTTCGGCGACTTCAACCGCAAGGACATCGGCAACGGCGCGCCCAACGACGGCCTCACCCTCACCGAGATGCACGGCTACGCTTTTGGCGCGTTTGGCTCCGTGCCCATGGGCGCGCAGGCCAACTACATCGATCAGTTCGCGCTGGTGGTGCGCGTGACGACGGTTGATGACTACGAGTTGACGACGTTGCCCGCGGGGATGGATGGCTCGGCTTCCATTGGCTGGTTCACCTTCAACGCGCCCGCGGCCAGTGCCGGCATCACCCTCACCCAAACCATCACCGACAGCCCCCCCGAACCCGTGCCCGGACAGGACACGCCCAACACCGTGCTGCAAATCGACACCACCGTCAACACAGGCGAGTGGGCCGGCTTTGTGCACGCCTTCGCCAACGAGGCCACGGACACCTGGACGCCACAAGATTGGAGCGACTACGAAGGCGTCTGCTTCTGGCTCTATGGCAACAACACTGGCGGCACACTCTTCCTGGACATCCTCGACAACCGCAATCCCGGCTCCACCGGCGATGACGCCGAACGCTTCAGCGTAGACATCCCCGACGACTTCAGCGGCTGGCGCTTCTTCGCCATCCCCTTCAGCAACTTCAACCGCAAGGACATCGGCAACGGTGCGCCCAACGACGGCTTCACCCTCACCGAAGTGCATGGCTACGCCTTTGGCGCGTTTGGCTCCGTGCCCATGGGCGCGCAGACCAACTACCTGGACCAGTTCGCCATCTACGGCAACACCGGCGACGCGGCGGACCTGACCGTTAGCTTCGCCGGCGGGACCTTCTCCGCCGCCGAAGGAGAAACGGCCGTCGTCACCGTCACGCTGAACATGAGCGCCGAGTCTCCCGTCTCCGTCGCTTACCGCAGCGCCGAAGGATACGCCACGCCGGACCGCGATTACACGCCCGCTGCCGGCATCGTCACCATCCCCGCCGGAGAAACCACGGCCACCTTCACCGTCGCCACGCTGGACGATGGCAAATACGAAGGGGACGAGAACCTGATGCTGGTTCTCTCCGACCCGACAAATGCCACGCTCGGCTTCCAGTACCGCGCCGTTCTCACCATTGAGGACAACGAGGAGGCCGATCCGGCGCTGCTGCACGACTTCGAGGGGTATCACTCCTTCCTGGAGAGCGATGGCGACGTGGCCTTCACGATCACGGAGGTGATGAGCGGTGACGCCATGGCGCGACCCGGTCAGGATACGTATGAACGGGTGCTGGCGGTGACGTATGACACCGGCGACACCCCGGTCTCCTTCACGCAACCTTTTGTCCAGGGACAAGACTGGAGCGGCTACGATGGCCTCAGTTTCTGGTTCTATGGCAGCGGCAGCGGGGAGTCGGTCAGCGTGAACTTGCTGGATAATCAGTCGGCGACGACGGCGGATGTTGATCCGGCGGATTGGGTGATGGTGTGGCAGGATGAGTTTGACGGAAATGCCGGCACAAAACCCAACCCCAACATCTGGCGCTACGAAATCGGCGACGGAACCCTCAACGGCATCCCCGGCTGGGGCAACAGCGAATCGGAATACTACACCGACAGCGCCGACAACGCCGCCCTCGACGGCAGCGGCAACCTCGCCCTCACCATGCAACAAGTCAACACCAACACCAGCGACCTGGCCTGCTGGTACGGCCCCTGCGAATACACCTCCGCCCGCCTCATCTCCTGGGACCGCATGGAATATGAGTACGGGCGCATCGAAGCGCGCATCCAGGTCCCCGATGGCGGCGACGGCCTCTGGCCCGCCTTCTGGATGCTGGGCACGGACCTGGACGAAGTGGGCTGGCCGCAATCGGGCGAAATCGACATCATGGAATACGTCAGCCGTATCCCCACGGAAATCTTCGGCACGATCCATGGCCCCGGCTACTCCGGCGGCAGCGCCTTCGGCAACACCTATGACTTCGGCGAACCCGTGGCGAATGACTACCACACCTTCGCCATCGAATGGGGAGCGGATGAAATCCACTGGTACGTAGACGGCATCAACTACCACAACGCCACCCCAAGCGACGTGGCCCCCAATCAATGGGTCTACAACCACCCCTTCTTCCTCTTGCTAAACCTGGCGATTGGCGGCAACTTCGGCGGCAGCATTGACCCGAACCTCGTCTTCCCGCAAACCATGCTGGTCGATTACGTGCGCGTCTACCAGGCCGAAAACACATCCGAGCGCTTCACCGCCTCCTTCGTCGATGACGTCAGCGGCTGGCGGAAGGTCACGCTGCCCTTCCATCGCTTCGTGCGCGCCGCCGACCAACCGGATGGCGCCCCCGATGACGGCCTCACGCTGACCGACGTTTGGGGCTACGGATTCGAGATGCCCAATGGCAGCAGCGGCACCATCTATCTGGATCAGGTGAAACTGGCCGACCTCTTCATCTCCTACTACTCCGTCATCTTCAAGCCATAG
- a CDS encoding carbohydrate ABC transporter permease → MATTVSGPLSEAATQRMIAKRRRNILTKAAITLFALMLLSIYLMPLAYGAVTSVKSKQQVSDSTAPILPSETVKYAYEGQTYDVLQVPTEDGIQEWALVDKGRESSGFIDPKNPDAGIIEWEGRWRTLEPVRELSIQWENYPKAWNTIDFVRLLAFTLMYAVVTMIGAVGSSAFVAYGFSRFNFPYKNVLFIILIATIVLPPAVTLVPTYAFFISIGWGGTWLPLIVPQFFANAYNVFLLRQYFMTIPQNMEEAAKIDGAGPLRTFFSVILPQAVPALVAVSLFHFFFAWNDFFGPLIYLAGNPDINPITVGLTTFNGLYSSEPQLILAASIITMILPLTIFFLAQRVFIQGIVVTGSK, encoded by the coding sequence ATGGCCACAACCGTATCTGGACCCCTTTCTGAAGCCGCTACCCAAAGAATGATCGCCAAACGCCGGCGTAATATCCTGACGAAGGCCGCAATCACGTTGTTTGCCTTGATGCTCTTATCGATTTATTTGATGCCCCTGGCCTATGGGGCGGTCACTTCCGTGAAGAGCAAACAACAGGTTTCGGATTCAACTGCCCCCATTTTGCCTTCGGAAACGGTGAAGTATGCGTACGAAGGGCAGACGTATGATGTGCTGCAAGTGCCCACGGAGGACGGCATCCAGGAGTGGGCTTTGGTGGACAAGGGGCGCGAGTCCAGTGGCTTTATCGATCCGAAGAACCCTGATGCCGGCATCATCGAATGGGAAGGACGCTGGCGAACATTAGAACCCGTGCGCGAGCTAAGTATCCAATGGGAGAACTACCCCAAAGCCTGGAACACCATTGACTTCGTGCGTCTGCTGGCCTTCACGCTCATGTACGCCGTCGTCACCATGATCGGCGCCGTCGGCTCATCCGCCTTCGTCGCCTACGGCTTCTCCCGTTTCAACTTCCCCTACAAAAACGTCCTGTTCATCATCCTCATCGCCACCATCGTCCTCCCTCCGGCGGTGACGCTGGTTCCCACCTACGCCTTCTTCATCTCCATTGGTTGGGGCGGAACCTGGCTACCCTTAATCGTGCCCCAATTTTTCGCCAACGCCTACAACGTCTTTTTGCTGCGGCAATACTTCATGACGATTCCGCAGAACATGGAAGAAGCGGCCAAGATCGACGGGGCCGGACCACTGCGCACGTTCTTCTCCGTGATTTTGCCGCAGGCAGTGCCGGCATTAGTCGCCGTCTCCCTCTTCCATTTCTTCTTTGCCTGGAACGACTTCTTCGGCCCCCTCATCTATCTGGCCGGCAACCCGGACATCAACCCCATCACCGTCGGCCTCACCACCTTCAACGGCCTCTACTCCTCCGAACCCCAACTCATCCTGGCCGCCTCCATCATCACCATGATCCTGCCGCTGACCATCTTCTTCCTCGCCCAACGCGTCTTCATCCAGGGCATCGTCGTCACCGGCTCCAAATAA
- a CDS encoding sugar ABC transporter permease, translating into MGFFEEISAQSKIRTRRKKLTPLQRYEARLGYAFISPWIIGFLIFFLVPMVASFYFSTLDFQLAAPDEARFVGLANWRRMLLDDPVVWQSLGVTFIYALIALPIGIILPIGLALLLNSKNLWGTNIFRTLFYAPTMVPAIAGVLIWQQVLNPQTGWLNRMIEWLSFGTVKAVGLDGLRWLDNPRLVYFAFAFIGLWGLGNAILTSLASLQGVPTELYEASEIDGAGYFRRLFNITLPMISPVIFYNLVLGVVGLLQYFLVPFVLNGGNGYPENATRFYMVYFYKQAFSFANMGYGATLAWFMFFIALAFTLIIFGTSRYWVYYPTGRD; encoded by the coding sequence ATGGGATTCTTTGAGGAAATCAGTGCCCAATCCAAAATCCGCACCAGGCGGAAAAAACTGACTCCCTTGCAGCGATATGAAGCGAGACTGGGTTACGCCTTCATTTCGCCCTGGATAATCGGTTTTCTCATCTTCTTTCTCGTGCCCATGGTGGCATCTTTCTATTTCTCCACCCTGGACTTCCAACTTGCCGCGCCAGATGAGGCGCGGTTTGTTGGCCTGGCAAACTGGCGGCGTATGCTTCTCGACGATCCGGTCGTGTGGCAGTCATTAGGCGTCACCTTCATCTACGCCCTCATTGCCTTGCCCATCGGCATCATCCTGCCGATTGGGTTGGCCTTGCTGCTCAACTCCAAGAACTTGTGGGGCACAAATATCTTCCGCACGCTTTTCTATGCGCCCACGATGGTGCCGGCAATTGCCGGCGTCCTCATCTGGCAGCAAGTGCTTAATCCGCAAACAGGATGGCTGAATCGCATGATCGAGTGGCTGTCCTTTGGAACCGTGAAGGCCGTGGGGTTGGACGGCCTGCGCTGGCTGGATAATCCGCGACTGGTGTACTTCGCCTTTGCCTTCATCGGCCTTTGGGGCCTGGGCAATGCCATCCTCACCAGCCTGGCCAGTCTCCAGGGGGTTCCCACGGAGCTTTACGAAGCGTCAGAAATTGACGGCGCCGGCTACTTCCGTCGGTTGTTCAACATCACGTTACCAATGATCTCCCCGGTGATTTTTTACAACCTGGTGTTGGGCGTGGTGGGTTTGCTGCAATACTTCCTGGTTCCATTCGTCCTCAATGGCGGCAACGGCTACCCGGAAAATGCCACCCGTTTCTACATGGTTTACTTCTACAAGCAGGCGTTTTCTTTCGCCAACATGGGTTACGGGGCCACGTTGGCCTGGTTCATGTTCTTCATTGCCCTGGCCTTCACCCTGATCATCTTTGGCACGTCCCGATATTGGGTCTACTACCCCACAGGGAGAGATTAA